One window of the Camelina sativa cultivar DH55 chromosome 1, Cs, whole genome shotgun sequence genome contains the following:
- the LOC104700007 gene encoding uncharacterized protein LOC104700007, producing MSHKLRKHTETHIIYIYIRRLQTHRTSEHIHTHTMDWFSWLSKTDLDPTLSYEYGLIFAQKKLQREDIALLNHNYLRRLGINVAKHRLEILKLSKRETKELGSNHHRPASAKLISLVIKATKSIGDRLNKWLFLGGTAVVKPLKEKQSPPPAYRTGAFVTGNSNKVNAEKAEVHMERLPVIKRKRIAKSGPLDLKHGMQEKMTLVSNRSMNLSGPLDRSVQERLILAYRSPVVSGQLDGNLNERLRLSGPLKGRPPSPSVYVEYNKKYDDTQWDAMFHNLKPT from the exons ATGAGCCATAAATTGCGCAAACACACAGAgacacatataatatatatttatatacgtaGGCTCCAAACTCACAGAACATCAgaacacatacacacacacacaatggATTGGTTCTCATGGCTGTCTAAAACCGATCTTGACCCGACCCTAAGCTACGAGTACGGACTCATCTTCGCCCAAAAGAAGCTCCAGCGTGAAGACATCGCTCTTTTGAACCACAATTATCTCCGCCGACTTGGCATTAATGTAGCCAAACACCGCCTAGAGATTCTGAAACTCtcaaaaagagagacaaaagaacTCGGTTCCAATCACCATCGTCCCGCCTCGGCCAAACTCATATCTCTTGTCATCAAGGCGACCAAAAGCATCGGCGATCGCTTAAACAAGTGGCTTTTTCTCGGAGGAACCGCCGTGGTTAAACCGTTGAAGGAGAAGCAGTCCCCGCCGCCAGCCTACCGCACCGGAGCGTTTGTGACTG GTAACAGTAATAAAGTCAATGCTGAAAAAGCTGAGGTACACATGGAGAGATTACCTGTGATCAAGAGGAAAAGGATCGCAAAATCTGGACCGTTGGATCTGAAACATGGAATGCAAGAGAAAATGACGTTAGTAAGCAACCGAAGCATGAACCTATCAGGACCGTTGGATCGAAGCGTCCAAGAAAGACTCATATTAGCTTATAGAAGCCCTGTTGTGTCGGGACAGTTGGATGGAAACTTAAACGAACGGCTAAGGTTATCAGGGCCGTTGAAGGGAAGACCACCGAGCCCAAGTGTGTATGTGGAGTACAATAAAAAATACGATGATACACAATGGGATGCTATGTTTCATAACTTGAAGCCAACGTAG